A window of Juglans regia cultivar Chandler chromosome 7, Walnut 2.0, whole genome shotgun sequence contains these coding sequences:
- the LOC118348951 gene encoding uncharacterized protein LOC118348951, which yields MTPFETIYGTPPIRLQAYIPGLTANQLVDQLLQTREQILVTLKSNLSLAQDRMKYYYEKRRTDREFSLGDWVYLKLQPYRQQSVAVRRNLKLSPRYFGPFQITHRIGKVAYRLCLPSDSLLHPVFHVSVLKKNIGDQLTHFSSLPPVDLQGEFRPQPERIFECRSSERDNKAMVEVLIQWEGAGVEDSTWEPYWKLRQQFSHLVGKVL from the coding sequence ATGACTCCCTTCGAAACTATTTATGGGACTCCTCCAATTAGGCTTCAAGCCTACATTCCTGGTTTAACTGCAAATCAGTTAGTGGACCAATTATTACAGACTCGAGAGCAAATTTTGGTAACACTTAAGTCCAATTTATCTCTTGCTCAAGATAGAATGAAGTATTATTATGAAAAGCGTAGGACTGACAGAGAATTCTCATTgggggattgggtttatcttaaacttCAACCCTATAGGCAGCAATCTGTGGCAGTTAGGAGGAATCTTAAGCTTTCACCTCGCTATTTTGGGCCATTTCAGATTACTCACAGAATTGGCAAAGTGGCATATCGATTATGTTTGCCCTCAGATTCACTCTTGCAtcctgtttttcatgtttctgtgttgaagaaaaatattggaGACCAGCTCACACATTTCTCTTCCCTACCTCCAGTTGACTTACAAGGAGAGTTCAGGCCTCAACCTGAGAGAATTTTTGAGTGTAGGAGTAGTGAGAGGGACAACAAAGCTATGGTAGAAGTCTTGATCCAATGGgaaggtgctggagtggaagacTCGACATGGGAACCTTATTGGAAGCTTCGGCAACAATTTTCCCatcttgtgggcaaggtgctttaa